In Pleuronectes platessa chromosome 4, fPlePla1.1, whole genome shotgun sequence, the following proteins share a genomic window:
- the fbxo21 gene encoding F-box only protein 21 isoform X1: MATSVAGDAQQSLNGIIPEPRDKKLTDLPSELLEHILCFPVLQHRDICNVSCCCKRLHDVCHGRGKVWGHQYKLRWPRLQRFYRQNESCDWLREYKTRHRVGIQIRRTVESISKRFFTEVRSVTQPCVGQVLGDSFAEIESLGMPEHFCEDELLFILNSDKRKSLTLKYYAKKILYFLRQQNILRSLKTFLERPVEQQLAVEECFLPVSSVGNLENLCVSPCAVLVDQYCNPLAEVTLESISAQVDEIAEKVKKMLRIKNPSHPSLRVAQGDCLVVEDSDLQRQVVSALNSVLYEQLQYKGNEFDYYNPLNSYIHQVLVRHTGIPISLSVLYMTLSRKLGVQVEPVNFPNHFLLRWCQKPKGSEDIYDFVYIDAFGKGKQLTAKECEYLIGHQVTADYYSAISTTEVLLRMVGNLLNIGKRGEGNEKSYQLLRDSLDLYLTINPDNVQYLLLQARLYFHLGIWPEKVLDILQHIQALDPSQHGAVGYLVQHTLEHIQHKKHPVSPEVKRRSAEEHLEVQYSVGLIMKHKRSGYNCVIYGWDPKCTMSQEWITTMRVQQLSHGANQPFYNVLVQDGTCRYAAQENLEPHSAPLEIGHPEVGRYFSEFADDHYLANEELQTRYPEDMRETLGSVQELYHRPTPGSGNQEPAAATDQNNHQAMSM; the protein is encoded by the exons ATGGCGACGTCTGTAGCCGGAGACGCGCAGCAGAGCCTCAATGGGATCATCCCCGAGCCCCGCGACAAGAAGCTCACCGACCTGCCGAGCGAGCTGCTGGAGCACATCCTCTGCTTCCCCGTCCTGCAGCACCGGGACATCTGCAACGTGTCCTGCTGCTGCAAGCGGCTGCACGACGTCTGCCACGGGAGGGGGAAGGTCTGGGGACACCAGTACAAACTCAG ATGGCCGCGGCTGCAGAGGTTCTACCGTCAGAACGAGAGCTGCGACTGGCTCCGGGAGTACAAGACACGCCATCGAGTGGGAATACAGATCAGACGGACGGTGGAATCCATCTCGAAGAGGTTCTTTACAGAAGTT AGATCTGTAACTCAGCCTTGCGTTGGCCAGGTGCTCGGAGACAGCTTTGCGGAGATTGAGTCGCTCGGGATGCCAGAGCACTTTTGTGAAGACGAGCTCCTCTTCATACTCAACTCTGACAAGAG GAAAAGCTTGACTTTGAAGTACTATGCAAAGAAAATCCTCTACTTCCTGAGACAGCAGAACATCCTGAGGAGTCTGAAGACGTTTCTAGAGCGGCCCGTGGAGCAGCAGTTGGCTGTAGAAG aatgtTTCCTGCCAGTCTCCTCAGTAGGAAATCTGGAGAATCTCTgcgtgagtccat GTGCTGTACTGGTGGATCAGTATTGTAACCCGCTGGCCGAGGTCACGCTGGAGAGCATATCAGCCCAGGTGGACGAGATCGcagagaaagtgaagaagaTGCTGAGAATCAAGAACCCGTCTCACCCCAGCCTGCGAGTCGCTCAAG GTGACTGTTTGGTCGTAGAAGATTCCGACCTCCAGCGGCAGGTGGTGTCGGCCTTAAACTCCGTCTTGTACGAGCAACTTCAATATAAAGGCAACGAGTTCGACTACTACAACCCCCTCAACTCCTACATCCACCAG GTGCTAGTACGCCACACAGGAATCCCCATCAGCCTCTCTGTCCTCTACATGACTCTGTCCCGGAAGTTGGGCGTTCAGGTGGAACCGGTCAACTTTCCAaatcacttcctgctgcgctgGTGCCAAAAACCAAAAGG GAGCGAGGACATCTACGACTTTGTCTACATCGATGCCTTCGGTAAAGGCAAGCAGCTGACAGCCAAGGAGTGCGAGTACCTCATCGGCCACCAGGTGACGGCAGACTACTACAGTGCCATCAGCACCACGGAGGTGCTGCTCAGGATGGTGGGAAACCTGCTCAACATCGGCAAGAGGGG CGAGGGCAACGAGAAGTCCTACCAGCTGCTGAGGGACTCCCTGGACCTCTACCTCACTATCAACCCAGACAACGTGCAGTACCTGCTGCTGCAGGCGCGTCTCTACTTCCATCTGGGCATCTGGCCAGAAAAG GTGCTCgacatcctgcagcacatccAGGCGTTGGATCCCTCCCAGCACGGGGCAGTGGGTTACCTGGTGCAACACACGCTGGAGCACATCCAGCACAAGAAGCACCCCGTGAGCCCTGAGGTGAAGAGGCGCAGCGCTGAGGAGCACCTGGAGGTCCAGTACTCAGTCGGCCTGATCATGAAACACAAGAG gtCAGGTTACAACTGTGTGATTTACGGCTGGGACCCCAAGTGCACCATGAGTCAGGAGTGGATCACAACCATGAGGGTCCAGCAGCTGTCCCACGGTGCCAACCAGCCCTTCTACAACGTCCTGGTGCAGGATGGAACGTGCCGCTACGCAGCTCAGG AAAACCTGGAGCCCCACTCAGCCCCCCTGGAGATCGGCCACCCGGAGGTGGGCCGCTATTTCTCCGAGTTCGCCGACGACCACTACCTTGCCAACGAGGAGCTGCAGACCCGATACCCAGAGGACATGAGGGAAACCCTGGGCTCAGTGCAGGAGCTCTACCACAGACCGACGCCTGGCTCCGGGAACCAGGAGCCGGCCGCTGCCACAGACCAAAACAACCACCAAGCCATGTCCATGTAG
- the fbxo21 gene encoding F-box only protein 21 isoform X2, which yields MATSVAGDAQQSLNGIIPEPRDKKLTDLPSELLEHILCFPVLQHRDICNVSCCCKRLHDVCHGRGKVWGHQYKLRWPRLQRFYRQNESCDWLREYKTRHRVGIQIRRTVESISKRFFTEVPCVGQVLGDSFAEIESLGMPEHFCEDELLFILNSDKRKSLTLKYYAKKILYFLRQQNILRSLKTFLERPVEQQLAVEECFLPVSSVGNLENLCVSPCAVLVDQYCNPLAEVTLESISAQVDEIAEKVKKMLRIKNPSHPSLRVAQGDCLVVEDSDLQRQVVSALNSVLYEQLQYKGNEFDYYNPLNSYIHQVLVRHTGIPISLSVLYMTLSRKLGVQVEPVNFPNHFLLRWCQKPKGSEDIYDFVYIDAFGKGKQLTAKECEYLIGHQVTADYYSAISTTEVLLRMVGNLLNIGKRGEGNEKSYQLLRDSLDLYLTINPDNVQYLLLQARLYFHLGIWPEKVLDILQHIQALDPSQHGAVGYLVQHTLEHIQHKKHPVSPEVKRRSAEEHLEVQYSVGLIMKHKRSGYNCVIYGWDPKCTMSQEWITTMRVQQLSHGANQPFYNVLVQDGTCRYAAQENLEPHSAPLEIGHPEVGRYFSEFADDHYLANEELQTRYPEDMRETLGSVQELYHRPTPGSGNQEPAAATDQNNHQAMSM from the exons ATGGCGACGTCTGTAGCCGGAGACGCGCAGCAGAGCCTCAATGGGATCATCCCCGAGCCCCGCGACAAGAAGCTCACCGACCTGCCGAGCGAGCTGCTGGAGCACATCCTCTGCTTCCCCGTCCTGCAGCACCGGGACATCTGCAACGTGTCCTGCTGCTGCAAGCGGCTGCACGACGTCTGCCACGGGAGGGGGAAGGTCTGGGGACACCAGTACAAACTCAG ATGGCCGCGGCTGCAGAGGTTCTACCGTCAGAACGAGAGCTGCGACTGGCTCCGGGAGTACAAGACACGCCATCGAGTGGGAATACAGATCAGACGGACGGTGGAATCCATCTCGAAGAGGTTCTTTACAGAAGTT CCTTGCGTTGGCCAGGTGCTCGGAGACAGCTTTGCGGAGATTGAGTCGCTCGGGATGCCAGAGCACTTTTGTGAAGACGAGCTCCTCTTCATACTCAACTCTGACAAGAG GAAAAGCTTGACTTTGAAGTACTATGCAAAGAAAATCCTCTACTTCCTGAGACAGCAGAACATCCTGAGGAGTCTGAAGACGTTTCTAGAGCGGCCCGTGGAGCAGCAGTTGGCTGTAGAAG aatgtTTCCTGCCAGTCTCCTCAGTAGGAAATCTGGAGAATCTCTgcgtgagtccat GTGCTGTACTGGTGGATCAGTATTGTAACCCGCTGGCCGAGGTCACGCTGGAGAGCATATCAGCCCAGGTGGACGAGATCGcagagaaagtgaagaagaTGCTGAGAATCAAGAACCCGTCTCACCCCAGCCTGCGAGTCGCTCAAG GTGACTGTTTGGTCGTAGAAGATTCCGACCTCCAGCGGCAGGTGGTGTCGGCCTTAAACTCCGTCTTGTACGAGCAACTTCAATATAAAGGCAACGAGTTCGACTACTACAACCCCCTCAACTCCTACATCCACCAG GTGCTAGTACGCCACACAGGAATCCCCATCAGCCTCTCTGTCCTCTACATGACTCTGTCCCGGAAGTTGGGCGTTCAGGTGGAACCGGTCAACTTTCCAaatcacttcctgctgcgctgGTGCCAAAAACCAAAAGG GAGCGAGGACATCTACGACTTTGTCTACATCGATGCCTTCGGTAAAGGCAAGCAGCTGACAGCCAAGGAGTGCGAGTACCTCATCGGCCACCAGGTGACGGCAGACTACTACAGTGCCATCAGCACCACGGAGGTGCTGCTCAGGATGGTGGGAAACCTGCTCAACATCGGCAAGAGGGG CGAGGGCAACGAGAAGTCCTACCAGCTGCTGAGGGACTCCCTGGACCTCTACCTCACTATCAACCCAGACAACGTGCAGTACCTGCTGCTGCAGGCGCGTCTCTACTTCCATCTGGGCATCTGGCCAGAAAAG GTGCTCgacatcctgcagcacatccAGGCGTTGGATCCCTCCCAGCACGGGGCAGTGGGTTACCTGGTGCAACACACGCTGGAGCACATCCAGCACAAGAAGCACCCCGTGAGCCCTGAGGTGAAGAGGCGCAGCGCTGAGGAGCACCTGGAGGTCCAGTACTCAGTCGGCCTGATCATGAAACACAAGAG gtCAGGTTACAACTGTGTGATTTACGGCTGGGACCCCAAGTGCACCATGAGTCAGGAGTGGATCACAACCATGAGGGTCCAGCAGCTGTCCCACGGTGCCAACCAGCCCTTCTACAACGTCCTGGTGCAGGATGGAACGTGCCGCTACGCAGCTCAGG AAAACCTGGAGCCCCACTCAGCCCCCCTGGAGATCGGCCACCCGGAGGTGGGCCGCTATTTCTCCGAGTTCGCCGACGACCACTACCTTGCCAACGAGGAGCTGCAGACCCGATACCCAGAGGACATGAGGGAAACCCTGGGCTCAGTGCAGGAGCTCTACCACAGACCGACGCCTGGCTCCGGGAACCAGGAGCCGGCCGCTGCCACAGACCAAAACAACCACCAAGCCATGTCCATGTAG
- the fbxo21 gene encoding F-box only protein 21 isoform X5, whose protein sequence is MATSVAGDAQQSLNGIIPEPRDKKLTDLPSELLEHILCFPVLQHRDICNVSCCCKRLHDVCHGRGKVWGHQYKLRWPRLQRFYRQNESCDWLREYKTRHRVGIQIRRTVESISKRFFTEVPCVGQVLGDSFAEIESLGMPEHFCEDELLFILNSDKRKSLTLKYYAKKILYFLRQQNILRSLKTFLERPVEQQLAVEGAVLVDQYCNPLAEVTLESISAQVDEIAEKVKKMLRIKNPSHPSLRVAQGDCLVVEDSDLQRQVVSALNSVLYEQLQYKGNEFDYYNPLNSYIHQVLVRHTGIPISLSVLYMTLSRKLGVQVEPVNFPNHFLLRWCQKPKGSEDIYDFVYIDAFGKGKQLTAKECEYLIGHQVTADYYSAISTTEVLLRMVGNLLNIGKRGEGNEKSYQLLRDSLDLYLTINPDNVQYLLLQARLYFHLGIWPEKVLDILQHIQALDPSQHGAVGYLVQHTLEHIQHKKHPVSPEVKRRSAEEHLEVQYSVGLIMKHKRSGYNCVIYGWDPKCTMSQEWITTMRVQQLSHGANQPFYNVLVQDGTCRYAAQENLEPHSAPLEIGHPEVGRYFSEFADDHYLANEELQTRYPEDMRETLGSVQELYHRPTPGSGNQEPAAATDQNNHQAMSM, encoded by the exons ATGGCGACGTCTGTAGCCGGAGACGCGCAGCAGAGCCTCAATGGGATCATCCCCGAGCCCCGCGACAAGAAGCTCACCGACCTGCCGAGCGAGCTGCTGGAGCACATCCTCTGCTTCCCCGTCCTGCAGCACCGGGACATCTGCAACGTGTCCTGCTGCTGCAAGCGGCTGCACGACGTCTGCCACGGGAGGGGGAAGGTCTGGGGACACCAGTACAAACTCAG ATGGCCGCGGCTGCAGAGGTTCTACCGTCAGAACGAGAGCTGCGACTGGCTCCGGGAGTACAAGACACGCCATCGAGTGGGAATACAGATCAGACGGACGGTGGAATCCATCTCGAAGAGGTTCTTTACAGAAGTT CCTTGCGTTGGCCAGGTGCTCGGAGACAGCTTTGCGGAGATTGAGTCGCTCGGGATGCCAGAGCACTTTTGTGAAGACGAGCTCCTCTTCATACTCAACTCTGACAAGAG GAAAAGCTTGACTTTGAAGTACTATGCAAAGAAAATCCTCTACTTCCTGAGACAGCAGAACATCCTGAGGAGTCTGAAGACGTTTCTAGAGCGGCCCGTGGAGCAGCAGTTGGCTGTAGAAG GTGCTGTACTGGTGGATCAGTATTGTAACCCGCTGGCCGAGGTCACGCTGGAGAGCATATCAGCCCAGGTGGACGAGATCGcagagaaagtgaagaagaTGCTGAGAATCAAGAACCCGTCTCACCCCAGCCTGCGAGTCGCTCAAG GTGACTGTTTGGTCGTAGAAGATTCCGACCTCCAGCGGCAGGTGGTGTCGGCCTTAAACTCCGTCTTGTACGAGCAACTTCAATATAAAGGCAACGAGTTCGACTACTACAACCCCCTCAACTCCTACATCCACCAG GTGCTAGTACGCCACACAGGAATCCCCATCAGCCTCTCTGTCCTCTACATGACTCTGTCCCGGAAGTTGGGCGTTCAGGTGGAACCGGTCAACTTTCCAaatcacttcctgctgcgctgGTGCCAAAAACCAAAAGG GAGCGAGGACATCTACGACTTTGTCTACATCGATGCCTTCGGTAAAGGCAAGCAGCTGACAGCCAAGGAGTGCGAGTACCTCATCGGCCACCAGGTGACGGCAGACTACTACAGTGCCATCAGCACCACGGAGGTGCTGCTCAGGATGGTGGGAAACCTGCTCAACATCGGCAAGAGGGG CGAGGGCAACGAGAAGTCCTACCAGCTGCTGAGGGACTCCCTGGACCTCTACCTCACTATCAACCCAGACAACGTGCAGTACCTGCTGCTGCAGGCGCGTCTCTACTTCCATCTGGGCATCTGGCCAGAAAAG GTGCTCgacatcctgcagcacatccAGGCGTTGGATCCCTCCCAGCACGGGGCAGTGGGTTACCTGGTGCAACACACGCTGGAGCACATCCAGCACAAGAAGCACCCCGTGAGCCCTGAGGTGAAGAGGCGCAGCGCTGAGGAGCACCTGGAGGTCCAGTACTCAGTCGGCCTGATCATGAAACACAAGAG gtCAGGTTACAACTGTGTGATTTACGGCTGGGACCCCAAGTGCACCATGAGTCAGGAGTGGATCACAACCATGAGGGTCCAGCAGCTGTCCCACGGTGCCAACCAGCCCTTCTACAACGTCCTGGTGCAGGATGGAACGTGCCGCTACGCAGCTCAGG AAAACCTGGAGCCCCACTCAGCCCCCCTGGAGATCGGCCACCCGGAGGTGGGCCGCTATTTCTCCGAGTTCGCCGACGACCACTACCTTGCCAACGAGGAGCTGCAGACCCGATACCCAGAGGACATGAGGGAAACCCTGGGCTCAGTGCAGGAGCTCTACCACAGACCGACGCCTGGCTCCGGGAACCAGGAGCCGGCCGCTGCCACAGACCAAAACAACCACCAAGCCATGTCCATGTAG
- the fbxo21 gene encoding F-box only protein 21 isoform X4, whose product MATSVAGDAQQSLNGIIPEPRDKKLTDLPSELLEHILCFPVLQHRDICNVSCCCKRLHDVCHGRGKVWGHQYKLRWPRLQRFYRQNESCDWLREYKTRHRVGIQIRRTVESISKRFFTEVRSVTQPCVGQVLGDSFAEIESLGMPEHFCEDELLFILNSDKRKSLTLKYYAKKILYFLRQQNILRSLKTFLERPVEQQLAVEGAVLVDQYCNPLAEVTLESISAQVDEIAEKVKKMLRIKNPSHPSLRVAQGDCLVVEDSDLQRQVVSALNSVLYEQLQYKGNEFDYYNPLNSYIHQVLVRHTGIPISLSVLYMTLSRKLGVQVEPVNFPNHFLLRWCQKPKGSEDIYDFVYIDAFGKGKQLTAKECEYLIGHQVTADYYSAISTTEVLLRMVGNLLNIGKRGEGNEKSYQLLRDSLDLYLTINPDNVQYLLLQARLYFHLGIWPEKVLDILQHIQALDPSQHGAVGYLVQHTLEHIQHKKHPVSPEVKRRSAEEHLEVQYSVGLIMKHKRSGYNCVIYGWDPKCTMSQEWITTMRVQQLSHGANQPFYNVLVQDGTCRYAAQENLEPHSAPLEIGHPEVGRYFSEFADDHYLANEELQTRYPEDMRETLGSVQELYHRPTPGSGNQEPAAATDQNNHQAMSM is encoded by the exons ATGGCGACGTCTGTAGCCGGAGACGCGCAGCAGAGCCTCAATGGGATCATCCCCGAGCCCCGCGACAAGAAGCTCACCGACCTGCCGAGCGAGCTGCTGGAGCACATCCTCTGCTTCCCCGTCCTGCAGCACCGGGACATCTGCAACGTGTCCTGCTGCTGCAAGCGGCTGCACGACGTCTGCCACGGGAGGGGGAAGGTCTGGGGACACCAGTACAAACTCAG ATGGCCGCGGCTGCAGAGGTTCTACCGTCAGAACGAGAGCTGCGACTGGCTCCGGGAGTACAAGACACGCCATCGAGTGGGAATACAGATCAGACGGACGGTGGAATCCATCTCGAAGAGGTTCTTTACAGAAGTT AGATCTGTAACTCAGCCTTGCGTTGGCCAGGTGCTCGGAGACAGCTTTGCGGAGATTGAGTCGCTCGGGATGCCAGAGCACTTTTGTGAAGACGAGCTCCTCTTCATACTCAACTCTGACAAGAG GAAAAGCTTGACTTTGAAGTACTATGCAAAGAAAATCCTCTACTTCCTGAGACAGCAGAACATCCTGAGGAGTCTGAAGACGTTTCTAGAGCGGCCCGTGGAGCAGCAGTTGGCTGTAGAAG GTGCTGTACTGGTGGATCAGTATTGTAACCCGCTGGCCGAGGTCACGCTGGAGAGCATATCAGCCCAGGTGGACGAGATCGcagagaaagtgaagaagaTGCTGAGAATCAAGAACCCGTCTCACCCCAGCCTGCGAGTCGCTCAAG GTGACTGTTTGGTCGTAGAAGATTCCGACCTCCAGCGGCAGGTGGTGTCGGCCTTAAACTCCGTCTTGTACGAGCAACTTCAATATAAAGGCAACGAGTTCGACTACTACAACCCCCTCAACTCCTACATCCACCAG GTGCTAGTACGCCACACAGGAATCCCCATCAGCCTCTCTGTCCTCTACATGACTCTGTCCCGGAAGTTGGGCGTTCAGGTGGAACCGGTCAACTTTCCAaatcacttcctgctgcgctgGTGCCAAAAACCAAAAGG GAGCGAGGACATCTACGACTTTGTCTACATCGATGCCTTCGGTAAAGGCAAGCAGCTGACAGCCAAGGAGTGCGAGTACCTCATCGGCCACCAGGTGACGGCAGACTACTACAGTGCCATCAGCACCACGGAGGTGCTGCTCAGGATGGTGGGAAACCTGCTCAACATCGGCAAGAGGGG CGAGGGCAACGAGAAGTCCTACCAGCTGCTGAGGGACTCCCTGGACCTCTACCTCACTATCAACCCAGACAACGTGCAGTACCTGCTGCTGCAGGCGCGTCTCTACTTCCATCTGGGCATCTGGCCAGAAAAG GTGCTCgacatcctgcagcacatccAGGCGTTGGATCCCTCCCAGCACGGGGCAGTGGGTTACCTGGTGCAACACACGCTGGAGCACATCCAGCACAAGAAGCACCCCGTGAGCCCTGAGGTGAAGAGGCGCAGCGCTGAGGAGCACCTGGAGGTCCAGTACTCAGTCGGCCTGATCATGAAACACAAGAG gtCAGGTTACAACTGTGTGATTTACGGCTGGGACCCCAAGTGCACCATGAGTCAGGAGTGGATCACAACCATGAGGGTCCAGCAGCTGTCCCACGGTGCCAACCAGCCCTTCTACAACGTCCTGGTGCAGGATGGAACGTGCCGCTACGCAGCTCAGG AAAACCTGGAGCCCCACTCAGCCCCCCTGGAGATCGGCCACCCGGAGGTGGGCCGCTATTTCTCCGAGTTCGCCGACGACCACTACCTTGCCAACGAGGAGCTGCAGACCCGATACCCAGAGGACATGAGGGAAACCCTGGGCTCAGTGCAGGAGCTCTACCACAGACCGACGCCTGGCTCCGGGAACCAGGAGCCGGCCGCTGCCACAGACCAAAACAACCACCAAGCCATGTCCATGTAG
- the fbxo21 gene encoding F-box only protein 21 isoform X3 → MATSVAGDAQQSLNGIIPEPRDKKLTDLPSELLEHILCFPVLQHRDICNVSCCCKRLHDVCHGRGKVWGHQYKLRWPRLQRFYRQNESCDWLREYKTRHRVGIQIRRTVESISKRFFTEVVLGDSFAEIESLGMPEHFCEDELLFILNSDKRKSLTLKYYAKKILYFLRQQNILRSLKTFLERPVEQQLAVEECFLPVSSVGNLENLCVSPCAVLVDQYCNPLAEVTLESISAQVDEIAEKVKKMLRIKNPSHPSLRVAQGDCLVVEDSDLQRQVVSALNSVLYEQLQYKGNEFDYYNPLNSYIHQVLVRHTGIPISLSVLYMTLSRKLGVQVEPVNFPNHFLLRWCQKPKGSEDIYDFVYIDAFGKGKQLTAKECEYLIGHQVTADYYSAISTTEVLLRMVGNLLNIGKRGEGNEKSYQLLRDSLDLYLTINPDNVQYLLLQARLYFHLGIWPEKVLDILQHIQALDPSQHGAVGYLVQHTLEHIQHKKHPVSPEVKRRSAEEHLEVQYSVGLIMKHKRSGYNCVIYGWDPKCTMSQEWITTMRVQQLSHGANQPFYNVLVQDGTCRYAAQENLEPHSAPLEIGHPEVGRYFSEFADDHYLANEELQTRYPEDMRETLGSVQELYHRPTPGSGNQEPAAATDQNNHQAMSM, encoded by the exons ATGGCGACGTCTGTAGCCGGAGACGCGCAGCAGAGCCTCAATGGGATCATCCCCGAGCCCCGCGACAAGAAGCTCACCGACCTGCCGAGCGAGCTGCTGGAGCACATCCTCTGCTTCCCCGTCCTGCAGCACCGGGACATCTGCAACGTGTCCTGCTGCTGCAAGCGGCTGCACGACGTCTGCCACGGGAGGGGGAAGGTCTGGGGACACCAGTACAAACTCAG ATGGCCGCGGCTGCAGAGGTTCTACCGTCAGAACGAGAGCTGCGACTGGCTCCGGGAGTACAAGACACGCCATCGAGTGGGAATACAGATCAGACGGACGGTGGAATCCATCTCGAAGAGGTTCTTTACAGAAGTT GTGCTCGGAGACAGCTTTGCGGAGATTGAGTCGCTCGGGATGCCAGAGCACTTTTGTGAAGACGAGCTCCTCTTCATACTCAACTCTGACAAGAG GAAAAGCTTGACTTTGAAGTACTATGCAAAGAAAATCCTCTACTTCCTGAGACAGCAGAACATCCTGAGGAGTCTGAAGACGTTTCTAGAGCGGCCCGTGGAGCAGCAGTTGGCTGTAGAAG aatgtTTCCTGCCAGTCTCCTCAGTAGGAAATCTGGAGAATCTCTgcgtgagtccat GTGCTGTACTGGTGGATCAGTATTGTAACCCGCTGGCCGAGGTCACGCTGGAGAGCATATCAGCCCAGGTGGACGAGATCGcagagaaagtgaagaagaTGCTGAGAATCAAGAACCCGTCTCACCCCAGCCTGCGAGTCGCTCAAG GTGACTGTTTGGTCGTAGAAGATTCCGACCTCCAGCGGCAGGTGGTGTCGGCCTTAAACTCCGTCTTGTACGAGCAACTTCAATATAAAGGCAACGAGTTCGACTACTACAACCCCCTCAACTCCTACATCCACCAG GTGCTAGTACGCCACACAGGAATCCCCATCAGCCTCTCTGTCCTCTACATGACTCTGTCCCGGAAGTTGGGCGTTCAGGTGGAACCGGTCAACTTTCCAaatcacttcctgctgcgctgGTGCCAAAAACCAAAAGG GAGCGAGGACATCTACGACTTTGTCTACATCGATGCCTTCGGTAAAGGCAAGCAGCTGACAGCCAAGGAGTGCGAGTACCTCATCGGCCACCAGGTGACGGCAGACTACTACAGTGCCATCAGCACCACGGAGGTGCTGCTCAGGATGGTGGGAAACCTGCTCAACATCGGCAAGAGGGG CGAGGGCAACGAGAAGTCCTACCAGCTGCTGAGGGACTCCCTGGACCTCTACCTCACTATCAACCCAGACAACGTGCAGTACCTGCTGCTGCAGGCGCGTCTCTACTTCCATCTGGGCATCTGGCCAGAAAAG GTGCTCgacatcctgcagcacatccAGGCGTTGGATCCCTCCCAGCACGGGGCAGTGGGTTACCTGGTGCAACACACGCTGGAGCACATCCAGCACAAGAAGCACCCCGTGAGCCCTGAGGTGAAGAGGCGCAGCGCTGAGGAGCACCTGGAGGTCCAGTACTCAGTCGGCCTGATCATGAAACACAAGAG gtCAGGTTACAACTGTGTGATTTACGGCTGGGACCCCAAGTGCACCATGAGTCAGGAGTGGATCACAACCATGAGGGTCCAGCAGCTGTCCCACGGTGCCAACCAGCCCTTCTACAACGTCCTGGTGCAGGATGGAACGTGCCGCTACGCAGCTCAGG AAAACCTGGAGCCCCACTCAGCCCCCCTGGAGATCGGCCACCCGGAGGTGGGCCGCTATTTCTCCGAGTTCGCCGACGACCACTACCTTGCCAACGAGGAGCTGCAGACCCGATACCCAGAGGACATGAGGGAAACCCTGGGCTCAGTGCAGGAGCTCTACCACAGACCGACGCCTGGCTCCGGGAACCAGGAGCCGGCCGCTGCCACAGACCAAAACAACCACCAAGCCATGTCCATGTAG
- the tesca gene encoding tescalcin a, producing MGASHTRTEPNEFQDLMDKTGFSAEQIKNLRKRFLQLSGNEETISRENLDSIPALTNNPLKKEIINAIFDKRNQHESEVGSFQEIGFEQFLMVMSHFRPPTLKTTPEEKEALRKEKLRFLFNMHDTDNDGTITLDEYRKVVEDLLSKSGAIEPATAKGIADAAMLEVASTNVPHMAPDEFYEGITFEHFEQILEGLEMETRMHIRFLDVGTATMRCGRSTS from the exons ATGGGAGCTTCACACACGCGCACTGAGCCCAACGAGTTCCAGGACCTGATGGACAAAACTGGAT TTTCAGCGGAGCAGATTAAAAACCTTCGCAAACGCTTCCTGCAGCTGAGTGGAAACGAGGAGACAATAAG cagagaaaacCTGGACAGCATTCCGGCCCTCACCAACAATCCCCTCAAAAAGGAAATCATCAATGCAATCTTCGATAAAAG GAACCAGCATGAGAGCGAGGTGGGCTCCTTCCAGGAGATCGGCTTCGAGCAGTTCCTCATGGTCATGTCTCACTTCCGCCCTCCGACCCTGAAGACCACGCCGGAGGAGAAGGAAGCTTTGAGAAAGGAGAAGCTCCGCT TTCTGTTCAACATGCACGACACAGACAACGACGGCACCATCACCCTGGATGAGTACAGGAAG GTCGTCGAGGATCTTCTGTCGAAGAGCGGCGCCATCGAGCCGGCGACCGCCAAGGGAATAGCAGACGCTGCCATGCTGGAGGTGGCGAGCACAAACGTGCCGCACATG GCCCCAGACGAGTTTTATGAAGGAATTACATTTGAGCATTTTGAACAG ATACTCGAAGGCCTCGAGATGGAGACCAGGATGCACATCCGCTTCCTGGATGTAGGCACGGCCACGATGCGCTGTGGGAGGTCCACGTCTTGA